A genomic stretch from Clavelina lepadiformis chromosome 5, kaClaLepa1.1, whole genome shotgun sequence includes:
- the LOC143458913 gene encoding uncharacterized protein LOC143458913 isoform X1, translating to MNDFGTTQENQINSYHESYPNRWITRSYEGSASFITNATAAPYCVLNDSAFRATHLITGGVILPIHFFLAMSLIVFRQKLRQKVINIYATNVILSNLFTSLCRIASAWKFIFVSPTMPLYNQRNISTSLLHVWFGMELLLPLVTLVKSGGIALIIKALTEDVLRTHKIVSGLADYNDNTFNSTRPNGSNAAMGRCWKWTHPNPREKAVRLILLSWIIPVIVCICAGYDGDCIYECACVVYYVPSNNSVPICPMEKNCSPTWPPLTKSSTLTFTFIWVAYSAIIIILCVQSYINFKLLVRKQLSGLEKRSTDTPRPTYVSSPSSDEVTVSTLTTVSTQINQTENEQAAETSDKISDAKKPKRNRSSIKNRFHESKSHGTKKLLHRSVWKRIIFMVVISIIYVLGMGVLVIMTIITTLKPDTAEASGHRPPFWVISVVSETFLSIFLCSSFLGLRNAVRSMFWKIAGCC from the exons ATGAATGACTTCGGTACCACTCaagaaaatcaaataaattcTTACCATGAGTCTTATCCAAATCGCTGGATTACCAG gtcttACGAAGGATCAGCGAGCTTCATCACAAACGCCACAGCCGCACCATATTGCGTTTTAAACGATAGTGCATTTCGTGCTACACATCTAATAACTGGTGGCGTCATTCTTCCAATTCACTTCTTTCTAGCCATGTCCTTGATCGTGTTCAG GCAAAAACTACGACAAAAGGTTATCAACATTTATGCAACTAACGTCATATTATCCAACTTGTTCACTTCTCTTTGTCGTATTGCCAGCGCGTGGAAATTTATCTTTGTTAGCCCTACAATGCCTTTGTACAACCAGAGAAATATTTCTACCTCTCTTTTGCATGTCTGGTTTGGAATGGAACTACTTTTACCATTGGTAACTCTCG TAAAATCAGGCGGAATCGCTTTGATTATAAAAGCGCTGACCGAAGACGTACTTCGAACTCATAAAATTGTCAGTGGTTTGGCTGATTACAATGACAACACTTTCAACAGTACAAGACCGAATGGATCAAATGCTGCAATGGGAAG GTGCTGGAAGTGGACGCACCCGAATCCTAGAGAAAAAGCTGTTCGCCTTATTTTGCTCTCCTGGATTATACCTGTTATTGTCTGTATCTGTGCCGGATACGACGGGGACTGCATATATGAATGTGCTTGCGTTGTTTATTATGTCCCTTCTAATAACTCTGTGCCAATCTGCCCTATGGAAAAAA ATTGTTCTCCAACATGGCCACCTCTAACGAAATCCTCAACGCTCACGTTCACATTTATTTGGGTTGCTTACTCGgcaattataataattttgtGCGTTCAGTCTTACATCAATTTTAAGTTATTGGTTCGAAAGCAACTTTCTGGTTTGGAGAAGAGATCAACCGATACACCAAGACCAACCTACGTATCTTCGCCTAGCTCTGATGAAGTGACCGTATCAACGCTGACAACCGTATCAACGCAAATAAATCAAACGGAAAATGAACAGGCAGCAGAAACAAGTGACAAGATATCTGATGCGAAAAAGCCAAAACGCAATCGAAGCAGCATCAAGAATCGTTTTCACGAAAGCAAGTCTCACGgcacaaaaaaattgttgcatCGAAGTGTATGGAAGCGAATCATATTTATGGTTGTCATAAGCATAATCTATGTGTTAGGGATGGGAGTTCTGGTTATAATGACAATAATTACAACATTGAAGCCGGATACGGCCGAGGCCTCGGGACACAGGCCACCATTTTGGGTAATATCCGTTGTGTCTGAGACTTTTCTTTCGATTTTTCTCTGCTCGAGCTTTCTTGGCCTGAGGAATGCCGTCAGGTCCATGTTTTGGAAGATTGCAGGATGTTGTTAA
- the LOC143458913 gene encoding uncharacterized protein LOC143458913 isoform X2, producing MWSYWQKLRQKVINIYATNVILSNLFTSLCRIASAWKFIFVSPTMPLYNQRNISTSLLHVWFGMELLLPLVTLVKSGGIALIIKALTEDVLRTHKIVSGLADYNDNTFNSTRPNGSNAAMGRCWKWTHPNPREKAVRLILLSWIIPVIVCICAGYDGDCIYECACVVYYVPSNNSVPICPMEKNCSPTWPPLTKSSTLTFTFIWVAYSAIIIILCVQSYINFKLLVRKQLSGLEKRSTDTPRPTYVSSPSSDEVTVSTLTTVSTQINQTENEQAAETSDKISDAKKPKRNRSSIKNRFHESKSHGTKKLLHRSVWKRIIFMVVISIIYVLGMGVLVIMTIITTLKPDTAEASGHRPPFWVISVVSETFLSIFLCSSFLGLRNAVRSMFWKIAGCC from the exons ATGTGGAGCTATTG GCAAAAACTACGACAAAAGGTTATCAACATTTATGCAACTAACGTCATATTATCCAACTTGTTCACTTCTCTTTGTCGTATTGCCAGCGCGTGGAAATTTATCTTTGTTAGCCCTACAATGCCTTTGTACAACCAGAGAAATATTTCTACCTCTCTTTTGCATGTCTGGTTTGGAATGGAACTACTTTTACCATTGGTAACTCTCG TAAAATCAGGCGGAATCGCTTTGATTATAAAAGCGCTGACCGAAGACGTACTTCGAACTCATAAAATTGTCAGTGGTTTGGCTGATTACAATGACAACACTTTCAACAGTACAAGACCGAATGGATCAAATGCTGCAATGGGAAG GTGCTGGAAGTGGACGCACCCGAATCCTAGAGAAAAAGCTGTTCGCCTTATTTTGCTCTCCTGGATTATACCTGTTATTGTCTGTATCTGTGCCGGATACGACGGGGACTGCATATATGAATGTGCTTGCGTTGTTTATTATGTCCCTTCTAATAACTCTGTGCCAATCTGCCCTATGGAAAAAA ATTGTTCTCCAACATGGCCACCTCTAACGAAATCCTCAACGCTCACGTTCACATTTATTTGGGTTGCTTACTCGgcaattataataattttgtGCGTTCAGTCTTACATCAATTTTAAGTTATTGGTTCGAAAGCAACTTTCTGGTTTGGAGAAGAGATCAACCGATACACCAAGACCAACCTACGTATCTTCGCCTAGCTCTGATGAAGTGACCGTATCAACGCTGACAACCGTATCAACGCAAATAAATCAAACGGAAAATGAACAGGCAGCAGAAACAAGTGACAAGATATCTGATGCGAAAAAGCCAAAACGCAATCGAAGCAGCATCAAGAATCGTTTTCACGAAAGCAAGTCTCACGgcacaaaaaaattgttgcatCGAAGTGTATGGAAGCGAATCATATTTATGGTTGTCATAAGCATAATCTATGTGTTAGGGATGGGAGTTCTGGTTATAATGACAATAATTACAACATTGAAGCCGGATACGGCCGAGGCCTCGGGACACAGGCCACCATTTTGGGTAATATCCGTTGTGTCTGAGACTTTTCTTTCGATTTTTCTCTGCTCGAGCTTTCTTGGCCTGAGGAATGCCGTCAGGTCCATGTTTTGGAAGATTGCAGGATGTTGTTAA